From the Ciona intestinalis chromosome 2, KH, whole genome shotgun sequence genome, one window contains:
- the LOC100184661 gene encoding signal peptidase complex subunit 3-like: MNTFLSRLNTLFAFSISVVAAVTFACFLTTHFLDYTQDVEIEVKKAIVKNMEEFYVGEKHDLGHIRFSLKANMTPVFNWNCKELFLYLMAEYETPRNKINQVVLWDKIINRGENAVLDLKKVHAKYYFFDDGSDLRGKNITLSLHWNVIPNAGYLWRVKGRQDLGYTLPDSYAGSRV; the protein is encoded by the exons ATGAATACATTTCTTTCGCGTTTAAACACGCTCTTTGCGTTCAGTATAAGCGTTGTGGCCGCAGTGacatttgcttgttttttgACGACTCATTTTCTGGATTACACACAAGATGTTGAAATAGAAGTCAAAAAAGCAATTGT AAAAAATATGGAAGAATTCTATGTTGGAGAGAAGCATGATCTTGGTCACATTCGATTTTCCCTCAAAGCCA ACATGACTCCAGTTTTTAACTGGAACTGCAAAGAACTTTTTCTCTATTTGATGGCTGAATATGAGACACCACGTAACAAAATTAACCAAGTTGTGTTGTGGGACAAAATCATTAACCGTGGAGAAAATGCAGTGCTTGATCTAAAAAAAGTTCAtgctaaatattatttctttgaTGATGGTTCTGATTTAAG aggaaaaaatattacccTCTCTTTGCACTGGAATGTCATTCCTAATGCTGGATACTTGTGGCGTGTGAAGGGCAGACAAGATCTTGGGTACACACTTCCTGACAGCTATGCTGGTTCTAGAGTATAA
- the LOC100176835 gene encoding uncharacterized protein LOC100176835 isoform X2 produces MNAEYPVVLSLIGLALILLFFFLYFRSYYIRNQNVKKFNYKQNEKLQLFTFIIETIVQHRASKKTGSDFIESGEARGIVNLLHTELGYYAPDSAPVESVVNISTPNSAPDQSAETISALADSAPDHSAVNIFVPDPNSAESVDNMSTSDSLPYSSNSCVGGSDSIGGRSVNESDVSLNHVHVDATGNAYDSVTYESDTRSTVYSADSFSFETGEGSTNVSDASCGSLAESINSGRIESYPPQHRTPVQCNGCTPFYPSDPFGIPEGDAVSSSSSNGTM; encoded by the coding sequence ATGAACGCCGAATACCCGGTTGTCTTGTCTCTCATTGGACTAGCCTTGATACTCCTGTTTTTCTTCTTATACTTCCGATCGTACTACATACGAAATCAGAATGTCAAAAAATTCAACTATAAGCAAAATGAAAAACTGCagttatttacttttattatcgAAACGATTGTCCAACACCGGGCAAGCAAAAAAACGGGATCCGATTTTATTGAAAGTGGAGAGGCAAGAGGAATTGTCAATTTGCTACACACGGAGCTTGGTTATTATGCTCCCGACTCTGCTCCAGTTGAATCTGTCGTTAACATCTCTACTCCCAACTCTGCTCCTGATCAATCTGCAGAAACCATCTCTGCTCTTGCTGACTCGGCCCCTGATCATTCTGCAGTAAACATCTTTGTTCCCGACCCTAATTCAGCTGAATCTGTCGATAATATGTCTACGTCCGACTCTTTGCCTTACTCTTCTAACAGCTGTGTTGGTGGCTCTGACAGTATTGGTGGAAGATCTGTCAATGAGTCGGATGTCAGCTTGAACCATGTTCATGTTGATGCAACTGGCAATGCGTATGACTCTGTTACATATGAATCTGATACCCGCTCTACAGTATACTCTGCTGACAGTTTCAGTTTTGAGACTGGTGAAGGCTCCACGAATGTCTCCGATGCTAGCTGCGGTTCCTTGGCTGAAAGTATCAATTCTGGGCGAATCGAAAGCTACCCACCACAGCATAGAACACCAGTACAATGTAATGGCTGCACTCCGTTTTATCCAAGTGATCCTTTTGGAATACCTGAGGGCGATGCTGTTTCTTCATCATCGTCGAATGGAACCATGTAA
- the LOC100176835 gene encoding uncharacterized protein LOC100176835 isoform X1, with the protein MKSSLIFSVISMLSFVGNAAGMFMICGKGQVLLRNFESGRIRCSFCTKDHFYVKQSLSCEPCPDEHSTPRNNTFTRCRQNSLKPHARFSIARLLYGQLKHSLNFVVPDRAIIDTTTQYNVDTTTLEADVTHQSSTEYGPFSLSLTKYATAFCSFLLCLSISAVIYFHCSAPVARMLQRCCGRGTESRNFKAKKNVQRNNNNITLSQPAIKSPIQSETLVCNFDLHSASRAEIMEYVRNVLLQYVFDRHPEAFASKRCHIAVDRATERFETLLMKHNLLCSSRDNTLS; encoded by the exons ATGAAAAGCAGCTTAATTTTTAGTGTAATTTCCATGCTCTCTTTTGTCGGAAATGCTGCTGGCATGTTCATG aTTTGTGGAAAAGGTCAAGTTCTTTTGCGTAACTTTGAAAGTGGTCGCATCAGATGCAGTTTTTGCACAAAGGACCACTTTTACGTAAAGCAATCTCTTTCGTGTGAGCCGTGTCCGGATGAACATTCGACTCCGCGGAATAACACTTTTACTAGATGTCGTCAGAATTCTTTAAAACCCCACGCACG TTTCAGTATAGCTAGGTTACTTTACGGGCAGTTGAAACATAGCTTGAACTTCGTGGTCCCCGACAGAGCGATTATTGACACGACGACACAATACAACGTCGACACCACAACACTGGAAGCAGATGTTACACATCAATCCTCAACAGAATATGGCCCTTTCTCGTTATCGCTAACAAAATATGCAACTgcgttttgttcgtttttacTATGTCTGTCTATTAGTGCGGTCATTTATTTCCACTGTTCAGCGCCAGTTGCCCGGATGCTTCAGAGATGTTGCGGAAGGGGTACAGAATCGAGGAATTTTAAGGCGAAAAAGAATGTACAgcgcaacaacaacaatattacATTAAGTCAGCCTGCTATAAAAAGCCCAATTCAATCCGAGACTTTGGTTTGCAATTTCGATCTACATAGTGCAAGTCGCGCTGAAATCATGGAGTATGTTCGCAACGTATTATTACAATACGTATTCGATAGACATCCAGAAGCTTTTGCATCCAAGCGCTGCCATATCGCCGTTGACCGAGCTACAGAAAGATTCGAAACACTTCTTATGAAGCATAACTTGTTGTGCTCTTCGCGGGATAACACGCTTTCCTGA
- the LOC100176838 gene encoding anaphase-promoting complex subunit 10-like, which produces MADDVSSADATEVANYVILSDIRELLEKESLREIGHQAVWSVSSCKQGYGVNSLRDNSLETYWQSDGTQPHMVNVQFKQKTTIHSVGVYTDYKADESYTPSRLSVSVGNDFNDLSEVEQVEVNEPSGWVWIKLPNQVGDKPIRTFMAQISVLQNHQNGRDTHMRQIKVFASTKDTTSIDYMISGCRLPMFSSVEAAMFSTIR; this is translated from the exons ATGGCAGACGATGTTTCATCAGCTGATGCAACAGAAGTGGCGAATTACGTCATTTTAAGCGATATCCGCGAACTTTTAGAGAAAGAAAGTTTAAGAGAAATCGGCCACCAAGCTGTTTGGTCGGTTTCCTCATGTAAGCAAG GTTATGGAGTAAATTCACTACGGGACAACAGCCTTGAGACTTACTGGCAATCAGATGGAACACAACCGCATATGGTGAACGTTCAATTCAA GCAAAAAACCACCATACATAGTGTTGGAGTGTACACTGATTATAAAGCAGATGAAAGTTACACTCCAAGCAGACTCTCAGTCAGTGTGGGAAATGATTTTAATGACCTCAGTGAAGTGGAG CAAGTAGAAGTGAACGAACCATCAGGATGGGTCTGGATTAAATTACCAAATCAAGTTGGTGATAAACCTATTCGTACATTCATGGCGCAAATATCTGTTTTACAG AATCATCAAAATGGAAGAGATACACATATGCGgcaaattaaagtttttgcaTCTACTAAAGACACAACTTCGATAGACTATATGATCTCTGGTTGTCGTTTACCCATGTTCAGCAGTGTGGAGGCTGCAATGTTTAGCACAATTCGatga
- the LOC100179157 gene encoding coiled-coil domain-containing protein 134, producing MGSRVLLAVCTLVLALYCHGENEDNSELRLYRKLFRVKRKEHIAIVQKLLLMDDIEKHAAFIQMSMETIVKTIQESQQVLKSENYTPGRTFPTDTSAKEALSLILENTALFTDLIVRFPKLGHYFFEQNKMSWLRVMAPAITTCSATGVYDGDHQLILHSLQQELGIGEKDPLYINPFLQESKQGRPLTAEEREQIYREEKREKKKQKLKKRTGPRLTNKSEL from the exons ATGGGTAGTAGGGTTTTGCTGGCCGTTTGTACTTTAGTGTTAGCTTTGTACTGCCACGGGGAGAACGAAGACAACTCTGAGCTAAGATTATATCGCAAATTGTTTAGAGTAAAAAGAAAGGAACATATTGCAATTGTGCAGAAGCTTCTTTTGATGGATGACATCGAAAAACATGCAGCGTTTATACAAATGTCAATGGAAACCATTGTGAag ACCATCCAAGAATCTCAACAAGTTTTGAAATCAGAGAACTACACACCTGGAAGGACCTTTCCCACGGACACTTCTGCAAAAGaag CACTCTCTCTTATCCTTGAAAACACAGCACTTTTCACTGACCTGATAGTGAGGTTTCCCAAGCTTGGACATTACTTTTTTGAACAGAACAAAATGTCATGGTTGAGGGTGATGGCTCCAGCAATAACTACATGCAGTGCCACAGGGGTGTATGATGGGGATCACCAGCTTATTTTACACTCG CTGCAACAAGAGCTTGGCATTGGTGAAAAGGATCCACTCTACATAAACCCATTTCTGCAGGAATCAAAGCAAGGG AGGCCACTTACTGCAGAAGAAAGAGAGCAAATTTACAGGgaagaaaaaagagaaaaaaagaagCAAAAATTGAAGAAACGTACCGGACCGCGTTTAACAAACAAATCGGAGTTGTAA